In a single window of the Tellurirhabdus bombi genome:
- a CDS encoding phosphoadenylyl-sulfate reductase — protein MIAEPSYTLESLTDLLAGKNEVDALRTLAALFPGEVVFSTSLGYEDQVITDLLFSNHIPVKVFTLDTGRMFGETYQVWQKTNSRYDTKIEAYFPNQAAIENLLNEKGPFSFYDSVENRKECCFLRKVEPLNRALAGNKIWITGIRAEQSQNRQTMTPLEWDEAHQLFKFHPLMDWSFDQVKEYIRENNVPYNPLHDRGFVSIGCQPCTRAIREGEDFRAGRWWWEDQSKKECGLHSR, from the coding sequence ATGATAGCAGAACCTTCCTACACGCTTGAAAGCCTCACCGACCTGCTGGCGGGCAAAAATGAAGTTGACGCTTTACGCACGCTGGCGGCTTTATTTCCCGGTGAAGTTGTTTTCTCAACCAGTTTAGGCTATGAGGATCAGGTCATTACCGATTTACTATTTAGCAATCACATCCCGGTAAAAGTGTTCACGCTGGACACGGGGCGCATGTTTGGCGAGACTTATCAGGTTTGGCAAAAAACAAACAGCCGTTACGACACCAAAATTGAGGCGTATTTTCCCAATCAAGCTGCGATTGAGAACCTGTTGAACGAAAAGGGCCCTTTCAGCTTTTACGATTCCGTTGAAAACCGGAAAGAGTGCTGCTTTCTGCGCAAAGTTGAACCCCTGAACCGGGCACTGGCCGGCAATAAAATCTGGATTACAGGTATTCGCGCTGAGCAGTCGCAGAACCGCCAGACCATGACGCCACTGGAATGGGACGAAGCGCATCAGCTTTTCAAATTTCACCCGCTCATGGATTGGAGTTTCGATCAGGTGAAAGAATACATCCGCGAAAATAACGTTCCCTACAACCCGCTCCACGACCGGGGATTCGTGAGCATTGGCTGCCAGCCCTGTACCCGCGCCATTCGCGAAGGCGAGGATTTCCGCGCAGGCCGCTGGTGGTGGGAAGACCAGTCGAAGAAAGAATGTGGTTTACATAGCCGATGA
- a CDS encoding Gfo/Idh/MocA family protein — protein MQITSILLLSLALAQMVSTNATAQPAKKPVRVGIVGLVHSHVHWILGRVKQNDIEIVGIAEPNRQLAERFLKQHNLPMSLVYPTIEEMLDKTKPEAVTDFGKIVDHLKTVQICAPRGVHVMVEKPLAVSLDHARQMETLAKKHQIHLLTNYETTWYGGNYKAFALINKDKAIGDIRKIVVHDGHEGPKEIGVDKEFLDWLTDPVDNGAGALFDFGCYGANLSTWLFNGQRPQTVTAITQQIKPDIYPKVDDEATIILTYPNAQTVIQASWNWPFSRKDMEVYGQTGYVMTVDGKRMRLRLKADKAEQVAEAPQTLAPAIDPFAFLASVVRNETKSVNDLSSLQVNMVVMEILDAAKRSAKEQKTITLK, from the coding sequence ATGCAGATAACCAGCATTTTACTCCTTTCGTTGGCGCTCGCCCAGATGGTGAGTACGAATGCTACTGCCCAACCGGCTAAAAAGCCTGTTCGCGTTGGTATTGTTGGCTTGGTTCATTCGCACGTTCACTGGATTCTGGGTCGGGTGAAGCAAAATGACATCGAGATTGTGGGCATCGCCGAACCCAACCGGCAACTGGCCGAGCGGTTTCTGAAGCAGCATAACCTGCCGATGAGTTTGGTTTATCCAACTATCGAGGAAATGCTGGACAAGACCAAACCGGAAGCCGTTACGGATTTTGGTAAAATCGTTGACCACCTGAAAACCGTTCAGATTTGTGCGCCGCGCGGAGTGCATGTCATGGTCGAAAAACCATTGGCGGTCAGCCTCGATCACGCCCGGCAAATGGAAACGCTAGCGAAAAAGCACCAGATTCATTTGCTAACGAACTATGAAACAACCTGGTATGGCGGCAATTACAAAGCGTTCGCACTGATCAACAAGGACAAAGCCATTGGCGACATTCGTAAAATCGTGGTTCATGACGGCCATGAGGGGCCAAAGGAAATTGGCGTTGACAAAGAATTTCTGGATTGGCTAACGGACCCGGTTGATAACGGAGCGGGCGCGTTGTTTGATTTTGGCTGTTACGGAGCGAATTTATCCACCTGGTTGTTCAACGGCCAGCGCCCCCAAACGGTCACGGCCATTACGCAGCAAATCAAGCCGGACATTTACCCAAAAGTAGATGATGAAGCAACGATCATTCTGACTTATCCAAACGCCCAGACCGTTATCCAGGCTTCCTGGAACTGGCCTTTCAGCCGAAAAGACATGGAAGTTTATGGGCAGACTGGCTACGTCATGACCGTAGACGGCAAGCGGATGCGCCTTCGTTTGAAAGCAGATAAAGCCGAGCAGGTTGCTGAAGCTCCTCAGACGCTGGCTCCGGCGATAGACCCGTTTGCTTTTCTGGCCAGCGTAGTTCGAAACGAAACTAAATCGGTCAATGATTTGTCATCGCTTCAGGTGAATATGGTGGTTATGGAGATTCTGGACGCTGCCAAACGGTCGGCTAAAGAACAGAAAACCATTACATTAAAGTAA
- a CDS encoding trans-sulfuration enzyme family protein, with the protein MKKQTKAIRTQTKKTQYREHSTPLFLTSSFTFESAEQGKALFEETEEGNIYSRFSNPNVTEFVDKVCLLENAEEGIATATGMAAVFASMAGLLKSGDHIVACRALFGSAHQIISQILSKWGITHTYVDADATEAEWEAAIQENTCMVYLETPSNPGLELVDLEMLARLKKKHGFILNVDNCFATPLLQTPLDLGADLSVHSATKYMDGQGRVLGGIVVGSAELIAPIRFFARHTGPSMSPFNAWTLSKSLETLDLRMERHCSNALQLAQALENHPDVQSVKYPFLPSHPQYELAKRQMSAGGAIVTIEVEGGFERVKALFENLEIASLSSNLGDSRTIVTNPFTTTHSKLKPDEKAALGITEGLIRISVGLEAIEDLVEDFTQALTKSAEITKAITA; encoded by the coding sequence ATGAAGAAGCAAACCAAAGCCATTCGCACTCAAACCAAGAAAACACAGTATCGCGAACATTCGACGCCTCTATTTTTGACGTCTAGTTTCACGTTCGAGAGTGCGGAACAAGGCAAAGCCTTATTTGAAGAGACAGAAGAAGGAAATATTTACAGCCGCTTTTCCAATCCGAACGTAACGGAATTTGTCGACAAAGTGTGCTTGCTTGAAAACGCGGAAGAGGGAATTGCCACCGCCACCGGCATGGCGGCCGTATTTGCCAGCATGGCCGGTTTGCTGAAATCGGGCGACCACATTGTCGCTTGTCGGGCACTGTTTGGTTCAGCCCACCAGATTATTTCACAGATTTTGTCGAAGTGGGGCATCACCCACACCTATGTGGATGCCGACGCCACGGAAGCCGAATGGGAAGCCGCCATCCAAGAAAACACATGCATGGTGTATCTGGAAACGCCATCTAACCCCGGCCTCGAACTGGTCGATCTGGAAATGCTGGCCCGCTTGAAGAAAAAGCACGGCTTTATTTTGAATGTCGATAATTGCTTTGCCACCCCGCTGCTCCAAACGCCCCTTGACCTGGGCGCAGACTTGTCGGTCCATTCGGCAACGAAATACATGGATGGCCAGGGCCGCGTCCTGGGTGGTATCGTCGTCGGTTCTGCCGAGCTGATTGCGCCGATCCGTTTCTTTGCGCGCCATACCGGCCCGTCCATGTCGCCATTTAATGCCTGGACGTTATCCAAAAGCCTTGAAACGCTGGACCTTCGCATGGAGCGCCATTGCTCCAATGCCCTGCAATTGGCCCAGGCGCTGGAAAATCACCCAGACGTTCAATCGGTTAAATACCCATTTTTGCCTTCGCACCCGCAGTACGAACTGGCCAAACGGCAGATGTCGGCGGGCGGTGCGATTGTCACCATCGAAGTGGAAGGCGGTTTTGAGCGGGTAAAAGCCCTGTTTGAAAACCTGGAAATTGCCTCGCTCTCGTCTAATCTAGGCGACTCCCGAACCATTGTAACGAATCCGTTTACCACGACTCACTCGAAGCTGAAGCCTGACGAAAAAGCAGCTTTAGGCATTACGGAAGGGTTGATTCGGATTTCTGTTGGTTTGGAAGCTATCGAAGATTTAGTGGAAGATTTCACCCAAGCCCTTACCAAATCCGCAGAAATAACCAAAGCAATCACCGCATAA
- a CDS encoding sulfite exporter TauE/SafE family protein, translating to MSQNLVNDVAAEAPSPTDLNLNGLKVTLKGTSASEQAKLLQATFPDAEITAFSTLPNPLLRRRNRTEIAIYVFSSLALMVVGHLVFSYLTIDRLTLFASSLELDQTFFLYLLGGFVAQMIDGALGMAYGVTASTILLTIGVNPAAVSASVHSSEIFTSGVSGYMHLRFGNVNSKLFKAVLIPGVIGACMGAYVLVSLEQYSAYIKPIVAVYTAILGILILKKALAKKIQKKPIRRIGLLAWFGGTMDAIGGGGWGPIVTSTLIARGRHPRYTIGSVNLAEFFISLSSSLTFVTLIGLTHWQVILGLILGGMIAAPIAAILSNRLPIKAMMIMVGIIVIIVSLRNILTVVL from the coding sequence ATGAGCCAAAATCTGGTTAACGACGTGGCAGCAGAGGCACCTTCTCCGACCGATTTGAACCTGAACGGCTTGAAAGTTACGCTCAAAGGGACGAGTGCCAGCGAACAGGCGAAGCTATTACAGGCCACTTTTCCGGACGCAGAAATAACTGCTTTTTCTACACTCCCCAATCCTTTACTGCGCCGCCGTAACCGGACCGAAATTGCCATCTACGTCTTTTCTTCGCTGGCGCTAATGGTTGTTGGCCATCTTGTTTTCAGCTACTTAACCATCGATCGGCTTACGCTCTTTGCTTCGTCGCTGGAATTGGACCAGACGTTCTTTTTATATTTGCTGGGCGGATTTGTTGCCCAAATGATTGATGGTGCGCTGGGCATGGCTTACGGAGTTACAGCCTCGACTATCTTACTGACCATCGGCGTCAATCCCGCAGCCGTGAGCGCCAGCGTACACAGTTCAGAGATTTTCACCAGCGGGGTTTCGGGGTATATGCACCTGCGTTTCGGGAATGTTAACAGCAAACTTTTTAAAGCAGTACTGATTCCAGGTGTTATTGGAGCCTGTATGGGTGCCTACGTCCTGGTTTCGCTGGAGCAATATTCTGCATACATCAAGCCAATCGTTGCGGTTTATACGGCAATTCTTGGTATTTTAATCTTGAAAAAAGCCCTGGCTAAGAAGATTCAGAAGAAACCGATTCGCCGCATTGGGTTACTCGCCTGGTTCGGTGGAACTATGGACGCGATTGGCGGCGGCGGCTGGGGACCTATTGTGACTTCAACCCTGATTGCCCGGGGGCGGCACCCACGCTACACGATTGGTTCGGTAAACCTGGCAGAGTTTTTTATTTCGTTATCCAGTTCGCTGACCTTCGTTACGCTGATCGGGCTGACACACTGGCAGGTAATTCTGGGCCTGATTTTGGGAGGTATGATTGCTGCACCTATTGCCGCCATCCTTTCGAACCGACTGCCCATCAAAGCCATGATGATTATGGTCGGAATTATTGTCATTATCGTAAGTTTACGGAATATTTTAACTGTTGTATTGTAA
- a CDS encoding S8 family serine peptidase: protein MRFFSAFTTLLIAGSIGCQSDKDIEPADCLVRASSRNGAIIEDSYIVTYKPAETLPATTDPNARVGSAVQRFLTSHAIEAAQPEILFSAEKTAFVAHINKDQAAELRQDPSVELVEPDRIISLCSCVDLQATTTLSWNVKATGYGRGDIQKGKTVWVLDTGVDLDHPDLNIDTDRSRSYVTGKTVEDENGHGTHVAGIIGALNNNIGITGVASGANLVALKILDNEGEGKLSTMIQAVSYVNQNGKAGDVVNISIGGEGYSSSLERVVKAAADKGILFAIAAGNESKSASDYSPASINHPNVFTVSAMDQNDTFASFSNYGPDVDICAYGVRIRSTYKNGQYATLSGTSMAAPHVAGLLYIRGAAIPTRGPVKNDPDGSPDPMAGEATFTN, encoded by the coding sequence ATGCGCTTTTTTTCTGCGTTCACAACCCTGTTGATAGCTGGCTCCATCGGTTGCCAATCAGACAAAGACATTGAACCCGCCGACTGTCTGGTCAGAGCTTCGTCCCGCAACGGCGCGATCATCGAAGATTCTTATATCGTTACCTACAAACCTGCCGAAACGCTGCCAGCCACCACGGACCCGAATGCGCGGGTAGGTTCGGCCGTGCAGCGTTTTCTGACGAGCCACGCCATTGAGGCAGCCCAGCCAGAAATATTATTTTCTGCCGAAAAGACCGCATTTGTTGCCCATATTAATAAAGATCAGGCTGCTGAATTGCGCCAGGACCCCAGTGTCGAACTGGTTGAGCCCGACCGAATTATATCGCTTTGTAGTTGCGTCGATCTTCAGGCAACAACTACGCTTTCGTGGAATGTGAAAGCAACGGGCTACGGTCGGGGCGACATCCAGAAAGGCAAGACGGTCTGGGTTTTGGACACCGGCGTTGATCTAGACCACCCTGATCTGAACATCGATACGGACCGAAGCCGCTCGTACGTAACGGGCAAAACCGTGGAAGACGAAAACGGCCACGGCACCCACGTTGCCGGGATTATTGGCGCGCTCAACAACAACATTGGCATTACGGGCGTTGCTTCCGGGGCTAACTTGGTCGCGTTGAAGATCCTGGATAACGAAGGCGAAGGCAAGTTATCCACCATGATTCAGGCGGTGTCGTATGTAAACCAAAACGGTAAAGCGGGCGATGTGGTAAACATTAGCATTGGGGGCGAGGGCTACTCTTCTTCTCTGGAGCGTGTTGTCAAAGCTGCCGCCGACAAAGGAATCCTGTTCGCCATAGCGGCTGGCAATGAAAGCAAATCGGCTTCTGACTATTCGCCGGCGAGCATCAATCATCCCAACGTATTTACGGTATCGGCTATGGATCAGAATGATACGTTTGCTTCGTTTTCGAATTACGGTCCTGATGTGGATATTTGTGCGTATGGCGTTCGGATTCGATCGACCTACAAGAATGGGCAGTATGCCACGCTGTCGGGCACGTCAATGGCGGCTCCGCACGTCGCTGGTTTGTTATATATCCGAGGGGCGGCTATCCCTACCCGAGGTCCCGTTAAAAACGATCCGGATGGCTCCCCCGACCCCATGGCTGGCGAAGCAACGTTTACTAATTGA
- a CDS encoding SdpI family protein, translating into MSCELLILNQPKFKTSLITLMILVGHLLLALPILAMAVYFKKKQPAKINAFVGYRTRASMKNEAAWKEANRFSAELQFKLAIVFVFFEVLSYFVIGGIESFYVCSAFLTVASISVIPITEYQLKRQFSNKSDSHVAI; encoded by the coding sequence ATGTCCTGCGAATTACTTATTTTAAACCAACCTAAATTCAAGACATCCCTTATTACGCTAATGATTCTGGTCGGCCATCTTCTTCTTGCTTTGCCAATTTTAGCTATGGCTGTATATTTCAAAAAAAAGCAACCCGCAAAGATTAATGCTTTCGTAGGGTATAGAACCAGGGCTTCTATGAAAAACGAGGCCGCCTGGAAAGAGGCAAACCGGTTTAGCGCTGAATTGCAGTTTAAACTCGCTATTGTATTTGTTTTCTTTGAAGTCCTCTCCTATTTTGTAATTGGCGGAATAGAGTCTTTCTATGTATGCAGTGCGTTTTTGACAGTTGCTTCTATTTCTGTAATACCAATTACGGAATATCAGCTGAAGAGACAGTTTAGTAACAAAAGCGATTCGCACGTAGCTATTTAA
- the leuS gene encoding leucine--tRNA ligase, translating into MSGYNRKFEYDHKKIEKDWQQFWETNKTYQVERLSDKPKFYVLDMFPYPSGAGLHVGHPLGYIASDIYSRYKRLKGFNVLHPMGFDSFGLPAEQYAIQTGQHPAITTEQNITRYIEQLKNIGFSYDWSGPSQGREVRTSDPSYYKWTQWIFMELFRSWYNKETDQAEPIETLIEKFEAAGTEGVQTVADEDVLSFTAAEWKAKSEREKYEITLQYRLTYVADAVVNWCAALGTVLANDEVKDGVSERGGYPVEQKKMRQWMMRITAYADRLLRGLDTIDWSESIKEQQRNWIGKSTGAEVSFQIEHRVERIKVFTTRLDTIFGVSFMVLAPEHELVAELTTLEQKADVDAYVTAAKMRSERDRMADAKTVSGVFTGSYCINPFNGERVPIYLADYVLAGYGTGAVMAVPSGDQRDWAFATHFNLPIIPILDAQKDIDKQADNTKEGRYVNSGFVNGLTYKEALPVLVQYLEEHGIGKAKINFRMRDAVFSRQRYWGEPVPVYFKDNLPYLLDESELPLELPAVDKYLPTETGEPPLGRAEDWKYKGEHEYELSTMPGWAGSSWYWYRYMSPANNEAFADKAAIDYWRSVDLYVGGSEHATGHLLYSRFWNKFLKDRGYVPEEEPFKKLVNQGMILGRSNFVYRLKESLGEGKTPIFVSNGLKSQYETTPLHVDVNIVDNDVLDVETFKKTRPDIAEGAEFILEDGKYVCGTEVEKMSKSKFNVVNPDVVVERYGADTLRLYEMFLGPLTDAKPWNTNGIDGVFRFLKKFWRLFADEPSEARPGQWLVTDEAPTAAELKVLHKTIKKIADDIEALSFNTSVSAFMVCVNELSTLKCHKRAILQDLVILLAPFAPHITEELWAALGNEPGTLSEAAFPTFNAAYLVEDSIDYPVQINGKVRVTLSIPTDRTPADIEKEVLANEVVQKWLDGKPPKKIIVVPKKIVNVVL; encoded by the coding sequence ATGTCCGGTTACAACCGCAAGTTCGAGTACGACCATAAGAAAATTGAAAAAGACTGGCAGCAGTTCTGGGAAACCAACAAAACGTATCAGGTTGAGAGACTATCCGATAAGCCGAAGTTCTACGTGTTGGATATGTTCCCGTACCCATCGGGAGCGGGCCTGCACGTTGGGCATCCGCTGGGGTACATTGCATCCGACATTTACAGCCGTTACAAGCGCCTGAAAGGATTCAACGTACTGCACCCGATGGGCTTCGATTCGTTCGGCTTACCGGCAGAGCAATATGCGATCCAGACGGGCCAGCACCCGGCCATTACGACGGAACAGAACATCACGCGCTACATCGAGCAATTGAAAAATATTGGCTTCAGTTATGACTGGAGCGGTCCATCGCAAGGTCGGGAAGTACGCACCTCCGATCCTAGCTACTACAAGTGGACGCAGTGGATTTTCATGGAGCTGTTCCGCAGCTGGTACAACAAAGAAACCGACCAGGCAGAACCGATTGAAACCCTGATCGAAAAATTCGAAGCGGCTGGAACTGAAGGAGTTCAGACGGTAGCAGATGAAGATGTATTGTCGTTTACCGCCGCCGAATGGAAGGCCAAATCGGAGCGGGAAAAGTATGAAATTACGCTGCAATACCGCCTGACTTACGTGGCCGATGCCGTTGTGAACTGGTGCGCCGCGCTGGGAACGGTACTGGCCAACGATGAGGTTAAAGACGGTGTTTCGGAGCGGGGCGGCTATCCGGTGGAGCAGAAAAAAATGCGCCAGTGGATGATGCGTATCACCGCCTATGCCGACCGTTTGCTGCGTGGGCTGGATACCATCGACTGGTCGGAATCCATCAAGGAGCAGCAGCGCAACTGGATTGGTAAATCGACCGGCGCGGAAGTAAGCTTTCAGATTGAACACCGCGTTGAACGCATCAAAGTGTTTACAACGCGACTGGATACCATTTTTGGCGTGTCGTTTATGGTACTGGCACCCGAGCACGAACTGGTGGCCGAACTGACCACGCTGGAGCAGAAAGCCGACGTTGACGCCTACGTAACGGCGGCCAAAATGCGTTCTGAGCGCGACCGGATGGCCGACGCGAAAACCGTTTCGGGCGTGTTTACGGGCAGCTACTGCATCAATCCGTTTAACGGAGAACGTGTCCCGATTTATCTGGCCGACTACGTGCTGGCAGGATACGGCACCGGCGCGGTGATGGCCGTTCCATCGGGTGACCAGCGCGACTGGGCGTTTGCTACCCACTTTAATTTGCCGATCATTCCTATTCTGGATGCACAGAAAGATATTGACAAACAGGCGGATAACACCAAAGAAGGACGCTATGTCAATTCTGGTTTTGTCAACGGACTGACCTACAAGGAAGCCTTGCCCGTGTTGGTGCAGTACCTGGAAGAACACGGTATCGGGAAAGCCAAGATCAACTTCCGGATGCGCGATGCGGTGTTCAGCCGCCAGCGGTACTGGGGTGAGCCGGTGCCGGTTTATTTCAAGGATAACTTACCGTATTTGCTGGACGAAAGCGAGTTGCCGCTGGAATTGCCTGCCGTAGACAAATATTTGCCGACTGAAACGGGTGAGCCACCCCTGGGTCGGGCGGAAGACTGGAAATACAAAGGAGAACACGAGTATGAACTGAGCACCATGCCAGGCTGGGCGGGATCGAGTTGGTACTGGTATCGCTACATGAGTCCGGCCAATAACGAAGCCTTTGCCGACAAAGCAGCCATCGATTACTGGCGTAGTGTAGACTTGTACGTAGGCGGTTCGGAGCACGCAACGGGACACCTGCTGTACAGCCGTTTCTGGAACAAATTCCTGAAAGACCGGGGCTACGTGCCGGAAGAAGAGCCGTTCAAGAAGCTGGTAAACCAGGGTATGATTTTGGGCCGGTCGAATTTTGTGTACCGTCTGAAAGAGTCTTTAGGCGAAGGAAAAACGCCGATTTTTGTCAGCAATGGCTTGAAAAGCCAGTACGAGACGACACCTTTGCACGTTGATGTTAACATTGTCGATAACGATGTGCTTGATGTTGAGACGTTCAAAAAGACGCGTCCCGACATTGCCGAAGGTGCTGAATTCATTCTGGAAGACGGCAAATACGTCTGCGGGACAGAAGTCGAAAAGATGTCCAAGTCGAAGTTCAACGTGGTGAACCCGGATGTGGTGGTGGAACGCTACGGCGCCGATACGCTGCGCTTGTACGAAATGTTCCTCGGGCCGCTAACCGACGCCAAGCCGTGGAATACCAACGGCATCGACGGCGTTTTCCGCTTCCTAAAAAAATTCTGGCGTTTGTTTGCTGATGAGCCGTCCGAAGCGCGGCCTGGGCAGTGGCTGGTTACCGACGAGGCTCCGACAGCCGCCGAACTGAAAGTGCTGCACAAAACGATCAAGAAAATTGCCGACGACATTGAGGCGCTTTCGTTTAATACATCCGTGAGTGCGTTTATGGTGTGCGTAAATGAGCTATCGACGCTGAAATGCCATAAACGAGCCATTTTGCAGGATCTGGTCATTCTGCTGGCTCCGTTCGCGCCGCACATCACCGAAGAGCTATGGGCTGCGCTCGGCAATGAGCCGGGTACGCTTTCTGAGGCAGCTTTCCCAACGTTTAACGCGGCGTATCTGGTCGAAGATTCAATCGACTACCCAGTACAGATTAACGGAAAAGTACGCGTTACGCTATCGATTCCAACCGACCGTACGCCAGCGGATATTGAAAAGGAAGTGCTCGCAAACGAGGTGGTGCAGAAATGGCTGGACGGCAAACCGCCGAAAAAGATCATCGTCGTACCAAAAAAGATTGTGAACGTCGTTCTTTAA
- a CDS encoding DUF1345 domain-containing protein produces the protein MKLLQSISRLDSHHRLFIALAVAVGVFGFLPNSFAMPTRLVITWLGFSLTSLLLTWTALFLAHPLHIRSFYQMQDSSRTLIFLFVLVAAFSSLFAVIGLLSKSQNMSELSRHSFLCILAIISSWSLVHTIFTIRYAHLYYDREAGQLAKGLEFPGDEEPDYLDFAYFSFIIGMTSQVSDVAISSKPIRRLALLHGILAFVFNAVIIALSINTLSGLLQT, from the coding sequence ATGAAACTCCTTCAATCAATCAGTCGGCTGGATTCACACCATCGGCTCTTTATCGCGCTGGCAGTGGCGGTGGGCGTTTTTGGCTTTCTGCCGAATTCGTTCGCTATGCCAACGCGGCTGGTGATCACCTGGCTGGGCTTTTCGCTGACCTCGCTGCTTTTAACCTGGACAGCTCTGTTTCTGGCTCATCCGCTCCACATTCGCTCGTTCTACCAGATGCAGGACTCCAGCCGAACCCTGATTTTCCTGTTTGTGCTAGTGGCGGCCTTCAGCAGTTTGTTTGCGGTCATTGGGCTGCTGAGTAAAAGCCAGAATATGAGTGAGCTATCCCGGCACAGTTTTCTTTGCATACTCGCCATTATTTCGTCCTGGAGTCTGGTGCATACGATTTTCACCATTCGGTACGCCCATCTTTACTACGACCGTGAAGCTGGTCAATTGGCTAAAGGACTGGAATTTCCCGGCGATGAAGAACCCGACTACCTCGATTTTGCCTATTTTTCCTTTATTATTGGCATGACCAGTCAGGTCTCCGACGTAGCGATTAGTTCCAAGCCCATTCGGCGGCTGGCGCTTTTGCACGGAATTTTAGCCTTTGTTTTCAATGCGGTTATCATTGCGCTGAGCATCAATACACTTTCGGGCTTGCTTCAGACCTAA
- a CDS encoding DUF4932 domain-containing protein, translating into MKATFALLSLFASSSGVLLAQAIPTLKTTDKKVQVSSTFYGFDERVQFSDLAKEEGKRLNVRMNATTSSELSGWKNPILIKVQTDSIQVSYRGAEYERVRITDGKDTVTVQVHYINLVPTFSEAYKAAHRKKALVAIPPVQELMHLSIALTPTGQKDRDMIHKSGPYYQKVMTRFAPYQNHAFIKKLDSMLAKSSDLYFNLVQDANAYDIQQGRIVDGTIYKTSGAIAPLLPLMQDFANTSKFPAFFAENEAYYQQSIARTKQLMPMEKMWQWIEKEYPNRYDCYKTVYSPLTGNNHSTRYYLTDDYQECIMFVCGSEVMDKNKADELTQQASLSGVVFTEIDHNYVNPMSDKHQKDINRVFGDRAKWAAKGGPADHYNGAYDVFNEYMTHALYCLYVRENYPKNVSETINKDRENLMVDHRKFIRFREFNQKLQELYSQRKQGQTAADLYPAMLQWSESLQ; encoded by the coding sequence ATGAAAGCAACCTTTGCCTTATTGTCTCTCTTCGCCTCATCGTCGGGCGTTTTACTGGCTCAGGCTATTCCTACCTTAAAAACTACTGACAAAAAGGTTCAGGTATCCTCGACTTTCTACGGTTTTGACGAACGGGTGCAGTTCAGCGATCTAGCCAAAGAAGAAGGTAAACGGCTCAACGTCAGAATGAACGCGACTACATCCAGTGAATTGTCAGGCTGGAAAAATCCAATTTTGATCAAGGTCCAGACGGATTCAATACAGGTATCTTACCGGGGGGCTGAGTATGAGCGGGTACGTATTACCGACGGGAAAGATACGGTCACGGTTCAGGTGCATTATATCAACCTGGTACCTACTTTTTCAGAAGCTTACAAGGCCGCCCATCGGAAGAAAGCACTGGTTGCCATTCCACCCGTCCAGGAACTGATGCATTTGAGCATTGCCCTGACGCCTACCGGGCAGAAAGACCGCGACATGATTCACAAAAGTGGGCCGTACTACCAGAAAGTAATGACTCGCTTCGCGCCTTACCAAAACCACGCGTTCATTAAAAAACTGGATTCCATGTTAGCGAAAAGCTCCGACCTTTATTTCAATTTGGTTCAGGATGCGAATGCGTACGATATACAGCAGGGGCGTATCGTTGACGGAACGATTTACAAAACCTCGGGGGCCATCGCGCCGCTTCTTCCTTTGATGCAGGATTTTGCCAATACCAGTAAATTCCCCGCTTTTTTTGCCGAAAACGAAGCTTACTACCAACAATCCATCGCCCGGACGAAGCAGCTTATGCCAATGGAAAAGATGTGGCAATGGATTGAAAAAGAGTACCCTAACCGGTACGACTGTTACAAAACGGTTTACTCGCCTCTGACCGGAAACAACCATAGCACACGCTATTATTTAACCGACGATTATCAGGAGTGCATCATGTTTGTATGTGGTTCTGAAGTAATGGATAAAAATAAAGCTGACGAATTGACCCAGCAGGCGTCCTTATCGGGCGTGGTTTTTACCGAAATTGACCATAATTACGTCAATCCGATGTCGGACAAACACCAGAAAGACATCAATCGGGTGTTCGGTGACCGGGCCAAATGGGCGGCCAAAGGTGGCCCGGCGGACCATTACAACGGAGCGTATGATGTCTTCAACGAATACATGACCCACGCGCTTTACTGCCTGTATGTCCGAGAAAACTACCCCAAAAACGTCTCCGAAACGATAAATAAAGACCGCGAAAACCTCATGGTGGACCATCGGAAATTTATTCGATTCCGGGAATTTAATCAAAAGCTACAGGAGTTATACAGCCAGCGTAAACAAGGTCAAACGGCGGCTGATTTGTATCCGGCCATGCTGCAATGGAGTGAATCCCTGCAATAG